In the genome of Bradyrhizobium sp. CB3481, the window AGGTTTTGCGGGAAGAGATTGAGCAAGCCTAGGCCGATGGTTTATCGTCGTCATTGCCTGCGACAAACGCGAAGCGTTTGTGCAAGGGAGCGAAAGCGACGAAGCAATCCATCTATCCGTTATGCCGCACGATGGATTGCTTCGCGGAGCCTGTCATCGGGCGGTGCTTTGCACCGACCCGTTGGCTCGCAATGACGAAAACTGCTGGATTGGAGTTGACCCCATGACAACGCCCCTCGCCGCAAAAATCGCCAGGGAATACGGCACGCCCTGCGCCGTCATCGACATGGATCGCGTCGAACGCAATATCGCGCGGGTCCAGGTCGCCTGCGACAAGGCCGGTGTCGCCAACCGGCCGCATATCAAGACGCACAAGAGCCCGATGCTGGCGCAGATGCAGATCGCCGGCGGTGCCAAAGGCATCACCTGCCAGAAGATCGGCGAGGCCGAGGTGATGGCGGACGCCGGGATCGACGACATTCTGATCAGCTACAATCTGCTCGGCGAGGAGAAGATGGCGCGCCTCGCCGCGCTGCAGGCCAAGGCGAATATGACCGTTGCTGCCGACAATTCGGTCGTCGTCGCCGACCTGCCGAAAGCTGCCGCGGCATCTGGGCGCACGCTCAACGTCGTGGTGGAATGCGACACCGGCCGCAAGCGCGCCGGCGTCGAGACGCCGGATGAGGCCATCGCGCTCGCCCGCGAGATCGCTGCTTCCAAGGGATTGAAGTTCGCCGGCTTCATGCTCTACCCGACCGAGACCGGCTGGGCGGAGGCGCAAAAATTCTACGACGAAGCGCTGGCGGGCGTCCGCACGCACGGGCTCGATGCGGCGATGGTTTCAACCGGTGGCTCGCCAAATCTGATCAACCTCGGCAAGCTCAAGGGCGCGACCGAGCATCGGCCCGGCACTTACATCTACAACGACCGCATGCAGGTCGCGGCCGGCGTCGCCAGTTGGGACGACTGCGCGCTGAACATCTATTCGACGGTGGTCAGCCGCGCCGGTCCGGACCGCGGCATTCTGGATGCCGGCTCGAAGACGCTGACCTCAGACCCCGGCGGCGGACTCGATGGCTACGGGCTGATCCTGGAGCACCCGGAAGCGAAGATCGCACGCTTCGCCGAGGAGCACGGCTTCCTCGATCTCGCCCGCAGCAATACGCGGCCCAATGTCGGCGACGTCGTGCGAATCGTGCCTAACCATGTCTGCGTCGTCGTCAACATGATGGACGAGGTGGTGATGGTGCGCGGCGAGGAGATCGTGGGC includes:
- a CDS encoding D-TA family PLP-dependent enzyme, whose amino-acid sequence is MTTPLAAKIAREYGTPCAVIDMDRVERNIARVQVACDKAGVANRPHIKTHKSPMLAQMQIAGGAKGITCQKIGEAEVMADAGIDDILISYNLLGEEKMARLAALQAKANMTVAADNSVVVADLPKAAAASGRTLNVVVECDTGRKRAGVETPDEAIALAREIAASKGLKFAGFMLYPTETGWAEAQKFYDEALAGVRTHGLDAAMVSTGGSPNLINLGKLKGATEHRPGTYIYNDRMQVAAGVASWDDCALNIYSTVVSRAGPDRGILDAGSKTLTSDPGGGLDGYGLILEHPEAKIARFAEEHGFLDLARSNTRPNVGDVVRIVPNHVCVVVNMMDEVVMVRGEEIVGVLPVAARGKLR